The Sporomusaceae bacterium FL31 sequence GCAGTAACAGCATAGCCTTTTTTGTTATTTCCTTGGTTGGCAATTTGAGCAGTAGCGTAGTCACCGCCAGCAGTTAGGACACCATTCTCAAATCTAAAGTATTCTACGGCCGCACCCCAAGTGTCCTTAACAGCAAAGTTAGCACCTTTATAGTTGATCTTAGCAACATAACCATCTGGATCAACAATAGGAGCTCCGTCAGCAGTATTCTTCATATATTCGCCAGTTAGCATCCAACCAGGTGCAAATTTCGTAGTAAAACCAGCATCATAAACTCTGTAATCAGATGCTTTAGCTGCACCAGTTTTTTCTTGAATATAAGATCCATTAATTGCAGTTGCTTTGCTAAGATTATAATCGGCTGTAACAAAAGCAGCATCTTCAATGGAGTTTGTAGTAGCATTTTTGAAGTTAGCAAAACCTGTTTGAACCTTAACTTTATTTCCAAAAGCAGCTTTAATACCATCAACCATACCAGTAGTTGCTAATAAATAACCAGTAGTACCTACTTTTTGGCTGAAACGTCCAACGGTTACTGCAGTACCAGTATCTAGTACATTCTTAGTAGTCAATGCCATTTCAGCTACTCTTACATTGCCGTCTTGGTCAGCATAACCAACGTTCCCACTGTCATTGTCACCAAGTGTCTGATGTCCATTAGTCATTAATTTACCAGAAAAACTAGTGTTTTCATTAACATTAGCACTCATATTAAGAATAAAGCGATATTTAAATTGGTTATCGCCTTTTTCGGCTGGATATTGAGGATTCGCTACAGTTCCAGTTCCGACAACAGCAGCTCTATCAGTTTGAGTCCAACGAACACGGGCATCAGCACTAAATTTAATATTGGATTGGCTAGCTTCCAATTTAGCTACACGAACACCCAGATTGTTCAATTCAGCGGAGAATTCAACAGCCAGTTTGTCAAGAGCAGCTTTCTGTGAAGCGTCAGCTTGGTCGGATTTAGTCATAGCTTTTGCTACGATTTGAGCCATTTCATAACGAGTAATGGTTTTGTCGCCACGGAAAGTTCCGTCGCCATAACCATCAACGATACCAGCTTGAGCTAATTTTGTTACAGCATCATAAGCCCAATGTTTTGCAGGAACATCCACGAAAGGATTTGCTGCAGCGAAGGTAGTGCTAGCAACACCAACCACCAATGCTGTAGTAATTGCAGCGGCTAATCTTTTTTTCATTTGAATTTTTCCCCCTTAGGTTTAAATTATTTTTTTCGGTGAACCTAAGAAAGACTTGCATTGAGTATCCATGTTTCCTCAATCTTCCTTTACTTAGTTTTCACCATCTATCAAACTGCGAAAATCTTCTTAAGCTTTGATTCTCTACAGTAAGATACTTCTTGATATGGCAATATATTCTTCATTATCTATAAAATTCCTGCAAGTCAGTGTTAACTTCTTGTAAATTATTTTCAGAAAAATTTAATATTATCCAAAAGCTCTGTGTGAAATATCGGTACTATTACTATCAACGTACTTGATATAGATACTTTTCCGCAATAATGACCGCAGCATAATCATCGACTGGTACCGACGGCACTAGCATTGTGACTGGAATAAATCGTTTAAATCCACCTGGTGGATTCTCCTGCCAATAGCGAATCCGAGCTGCATCAGTTGTCCGATATTCATCCACTATAACAACATCAAGCTTAGGATTAGCCGCTTGAAGCTTCTCACGTGCTTTAACGCTGGAGGTTCCTGATCCTAATACAACCAAGCTTGTCTGATAGTGCCTTGAGCTCAAAACAACAGCCTCAAGTAGTTGTGAGGTACTAACAATATTCTTATATAAGACACCATTCTGCTTATGAACTACAGCAATACCACACTTTTCCCGGCCTGGATCTATGGCGATTACTAAATCTCTCACAGTACAACCTCCATATGTAGTTAGTATATTCTAGCTAAGGGATTTTATTCCTGCATGGTATAGAAAGGAAGAACATAAAAAACTGCTAGCACATTTCTACGTGCTAACAGCAGATTCTTTTAATGCTCTGTTATCTAATGTTTCTTATGAGAGCAAAAACCTGCCGGGTTTCCCCGGCAGGTTTAGGTTTATTCTTAAATTAGAATTTTACGTTTACAGTTGCTTGAGTGCGAGCATCCATTTTTACGCCAGCTTGGTCTTCAAAGTCTTGGTATTTAACACTAAGAACAGCGTTTTTATCAAGAGCTCTGTCTAATTGATATTCCATACCTTTGAAGCCATTAGCTAGAGCCGCTGTGGATTGATCGTTGGCAATTGTGCCGAAGCCAGTGTATGCAGCAGCTTCTACATCTTTATAAGTTGCGGACAGACCAACTTTGTTCAATTTCACGCCATAAGATACTGCAGTTGCATCTGCATCATGATTATCGTAGTAGGAAGCGTTGAAATCAAGATTTTTAGCTAATTTGATGCCAGTGCTTAAACCATAAATTTCTTGGTCTTTTGTATCATTTTTATAGTAGTCAGCTACTACTTTTGCGCCAAGAGCGTTGAAGCCATACTCAGCAGCATAGATACGGTTTGAAGTTGGGTCACCAGCAGTAGCAGCAGTTACATTTCTGTTACCGGCAACAAGTTTCAGACCATTGATGTTAGTAGCAAAAGCATTCAATTGAGTATCAAACAGGTTACCTTGACCAAGCAGTACATCTTGACGGCCAATAGTGCTAGTTGTGCCAAGAGCATTGAAAGTTACGTTAGCTGTGTTAATACCAGCAGAACCATTACCACCATCATAGTTCATGTCGCCGCTAGTTAAACGAGCATTGAATTTCAGGTTGTCGCTGATTTTGCCATCAAAGCTTACACGAGCACGGAAATCAGTGTTGTCGCCAGCATTTTCTTGGGCAAAGTAACGAACACGAGCATCACCGGATACTTTCACCATTTTATCCATTTGATCTTGCAGACCATCAACTTTTACACCAAGGTTGTTAAGTTCAGTGGCAAATTCTTTAGAAAGCTCATCTAGAGTAGCTTTTTGATCAGCATTTACATTTTTGTTCATTGCTTTAGCAATAATTTGAGCCATTTCATAACGAGTCATAGTTTTGTCACCTTTGAAAGTTCCATCACCATAACCATCAACGATACCAGCTTGAGCCAATTTGTTTACTGCATCATAAGCCCAATGTTTTGCAGGAACATCAGAGAATGGGTTTGCAGATGCTGCGAATGCAGGAACAGCGAATGCTACAGTAAGTGCAGTTGCTACAGCTACTTTTAAAAGTCTTTTTTTCATTTGGAAAGATCCCCCTTAAGGTTAATTATTTTGCGCTGGTGCGTTTCACCGGCATTAAGGGGCTTGTGCTAAACAAGACGTATTTATGAGTTTCCACGTTTCCTCATACGTATTCCGGTTTTGCATTCAGCCGCTTATGCTCCTGAAGCTTTTTACAGGTTTTGTTTACATAATTCGACGCGACCTTTTGTAATCCTGCTTTATATCCTTGGGTATTTTCTGGAATAATTCAGGTTAATCAAGCGTTGACTGTTTGGTCACATCATATCAAAAAAATTTTGATATTTACATAATTCTATATCCATTTGCATATTCCTGCTTGAAAACCAATTGTAAAACTTTCCAGTGTTCAGAATATTGGATTTTTGACTACTTAGTCACGTCTTGTCAAAAAAATTGAAGTAAAGTTCTTTATATTTTTGACATTATACATAATTCGTTTATTTTTTTATTATTCCTGCTAATCACTACTATGTAAAATATTCCATTTATTACTGTATTCATTCATGCTGATGTAATATTAACTGCATTTGATTGCATATCATTAATATTTACATAAACACGGAAATACTTAGTCATTCTATAAATACAAAAAAGGATTCTGTCAAATTGACAGAATCCTTTAAACTCTTCAAACCTTTGGCTTTATTGAGCACTCTTTACCTGTATATCAATCTTGAGTGGCCCCGCGGCATAAGTGTCTGCTTTTGCAACCGCAGTAAGTTGGACCTTACCATAGTAACGATTCACGCGGTTAATGGTATCATACAGCTGAGATCCACTCATTACGCCAACCGTTCCTTGAATCGGATCAGGTAATATCCCCTGCTTGATGGCTTCGGCATTGACTTTCTGTAAAAAAGCAATTACCGTTTCTTCAGCAGCTTGAGAAGTCCTGCCCGTATCCATAACTTCAGTATGCACCACTGAACCTTCTTGGTAAATCATATTATTCGAGAATAATTCAATGCGTCCAATAACCGGTTCTCCATAAACGATATTACCAGCTGATGAAATCCTTACGATAATATCCTGGTGGTTATTTGCAATAAGAGCAGCAGCCTGATCAAAATCAGATTGAGCAATCCATAAAGCTTCCGTCTTTTTATCGTCAATCCCTAACTTGGCCAAAATATCTTGATTAGTTTTCAGAATAGTGCCGGTTAAAGCATTCTGAATATTTTGGGGAGAGTCACCGCCATGAATGACTGTAGTTGTTAAAACTTCACCCGCCCGATAAATGATATCCCCTTCACGGACGACCTGAATCCCTTTATTGAGCTTGGCAGTCAAATCGTTAAGTCGATTTACATCACTT is a genomic window containing:
- a CDS encoding S-layer-like domain-containing protein; amino-acid sequence: MKKRLLKVAVATALTVAFAVPAFAASANPFSDVPAKHWAYDAVNKLAQAGIVDGYGDGTFKGDKTMTRYEMAQIIAKAMNKNVNADQKATLDELSKEFATELNNLGVKVDGLQDQMDKMVKVSGDARVRYFAQENAGDNTDFRARVSFDGKISDNLKFNARLTSGDMNYDGGNGSAGINTANVTFNALGTTSTIGRQDVLLGQGNLFDTQLNAFATNINGLKLVAGNRNVTAATAGDPTSNRIYAAEYGFNALGAKVVADYYKNDTKDQEIYGLSTGIKLAKNLDFNASYYDNHDADATAVSYGVKLNKVGLSATYKDVEAAAYTGFGTIANDQSTAALANGFKGMEYQLDRALDKNAVLSVKYQDFEDQAGVKMDARTQATVNVKF
- the smc_3 gene encoding chromosome partition protein Smc; amino-acid sequence: MYGIVLIAVLAIMGGAIAYIGDKLGTRVGKRKLSIFGLRPKHTSIIVTIITGILIASSTLGILSLSSRDVRTALFGMKALKAELASLSHEVTVKNVELEASRAELEAKTAEYATLNTKIKETAAKLSTITAELAAVSAERDRTSAALQQVQQDYTAARGDLEKSKLQISQLQTTKQELDTRVAALNEAKTTLQSDVNRLNDLTAKLNKGIQVVREGDIIYRAGEVLTTTVIHGGDSPQNIQNALTGTILKTNQDILAKLGIDDKKTEALWIAQSDFDQAAALIANNHQDIIVRISSAGNIVYGEPVIGRIELFSNNMIYQEGSVVHTEVMDTGRTSQAAEETVIAFLQKVNAEAIKQGILPDPIQGTVGVMSGSQLYDTINRVNRYYGKVQLTAVAKADTYAAGPLKIDIQVKSAQ
- a CDS encoding S-layer protein, translating into MKKRLAAAITTALVVGVASTTFAAANPFVDVPAKHWAYDAVTKLAQAGIVDGYGDGTFRGDKTITRYEMAQIVAKAMTKSDQADASQKAALDKLAVEFSAELNNLGVRVAKLEASQSNIKFSADARVRWTQTDRAAVVGTGTVANPQYPAEKGDNQFKYRFILNMSANVNENTSFSGKLMTNGHQTLGDNDSGNVGYADQDGNVRVAEMALTTKNVLDTGTAVTVGRFSQKVGTTGYLLATTGMVDGIKAAFGNKVKVQTGFANFKNATTNSIEDAAFVTADYNLSKATAINGSYIQEKTGAAKASDYRVYDAGFTTKFAPGWMLTGEYMKNTADGAPIVDPDGYVAKINYKGANFAVKDTWGAAVEYFRFENGVLTAGGDYATAQIANQGNNKKGYAVTANYTLGKNMMITGVQTFNSKTVTDGKDRSEYSRVQLDYKF